In Mixophyes fleayi isolate aMixFle1 chromosome 4, aMixFle1.hap1, whole genome shotgun sequence, the following proteins share a genomic window:
- the GATM gene encoding glycine amidinotransferase, mitochondrial — MLRVRCVRGGSRGAEAVHYIGSMLSKGLVGWVQRTFQSTQAAAVTQKACAADETVPQDSPVCSYNEWDPLEEVIVGRPENANVPPFTVEVKANTYEKYWPFYQKFGGHNFPQEHVKKAVQEIEDMCNILRLEGVTVQRPEVIDWSVQYKTPHFESSGLYAAMPRDILLVVGNEIIEAPMAWRSRFFEYSAYRPLIKDYFRRGAKWTTAPKPTMADELYDQEYPIRTVEDRHKLAAQGKFVTTEFEPCFDAADFMRAGRDIFAQRSQVTNYLGIEWMRRHLAPEYKVHVISFKDPNPMHIDATFNIIGPGLVLSNPDRPCHQIELFKKAGWTVVTPPTPLIPDDHPLWMSSKWLSMNVLMLDEKRVMVDANETSIHKMFEKLGISTVKVSIRHANSLGGGFHCWTCDVRRRGSLQSYFS; from the exons ATGCTGCGGGTGAGGTGTGTGAGAGGAGGAAGCAGGGGAGCTGAAGCTGTTCACTACATAGGATCTATG CTGAGTAAAGGCCTCGTTGGATGGGTGCAGCGAACTTTCCAGAGCACCCAGGCAGCTGCAGTAACCCAAAAGGCCTGCGCTGCTGATGAAACGGTCCCCCAAGACAGTCCTGTCTGCTCTTACAATGAATGGGACCCACTGGAGGAAGTCATTGTGGGGAGACCAGAAAATGCAAATGTTCCTCCATTTACAGTAGAAGTGAAG GCGAACACGTATGAAAAGTATTGGCCTTTTTACCAGAAGTTTGGAGGCCATAATTTTCCTCAGGAACATGTGAAGAAAGCTGTACAGGAAATTGAGGATATGTGCAATATTTTACGACTTGAAGGCGTTACTGTACAGAGACCTGAAGTAATCGATTGGTCAGTGCAATACAAAACACCTCACTTCGAATCTTCAG GTCTATATGCTGCTATGCCTAGAGACATCCTGCTGGTTGTTGGTAACGAGATCATTGAAGCTCCCATGGCATGGAGATCCCGTTTCTTTGAATACTCTGCCTACCGTCCCCTAATTAAGGATTATTTCCGTCGTGGGGCAAAGTGGACCACTGCACCTAAACCAACAATGGCTGATGAACTCTATGACcag GAATACCCCATTCGTACTGTAGAAGACCGACACAAGCTGGCTGCTCAGGGGAAATTTGTTACTACAGAATTTGAGCCCTGCTTTGATGCTGCTGATTTCATGAGAGCTGGGAGAGATATATTTGCACAGAGAAGCCAG GTGACAAACTACCTCGGAATTGAATGGATGCGCCGACATCTGGCACCAGAGTACAAAGTGCATGTCATCTCATTTAAGGATCCTAATCCTATGCATATTGATGCCACCTTCAATATTATTGGACCAGGCCTTGTACTTTCTAACCCAGATCGCCCCTGCCATCAG atTGAACTGTTCAAGAAGGCTGGCTGGACTGTGGTCACTCCTCCCACTCCACTCATCCCAGATG atCATCCTCTGTGGATGTCCTCAAAATGGCTCTCAATGAATGTCTTAATGTTGGATGAGAAACGTGTAATGGTGGATGCCAACGAGACTTCCATTCATAAGATGTTTGAGAAGTTAG GCATCTCCACCGTTAAAGTGAGTATTCGCCATGCGAATTCATTAGGAGGCGGATTCCATTGCTGGACCTGTGACGTTCGTCGCCGTGGAAGCCTGCAATCCTATTTCAGCTAA